A single genomic interval of Paralichthys olivaceus isolate ysfri-2021 chromosome 7, ASM2471397v2, whole genome shotgun sequence harbors:
- the anxa2a gene encoding annexin A2a, producing MAMVSEFLGQLSLNVGTQEPKFPTVVPATDFDPDRDAARIETAIKTKGVDEQTIIDVLTKRTYSQRRDIAFAYEKRAKKDMISALKGALSGSLETVILGLMRSTAQYDASEIRGSIKGLGTDEETLIEILCSRSNDELVEIKKVYKELFKKDLDKDVAGDTSGNFAKLLLALVQTKRAEPSSIVDFEKVDLDARALYEAGIKNRGTDVATWISIMSERSVPHLQRVFQRYKSYSPYDMQESIVKEVKGDLQRSFLVLVQCFENKQLYFAKRLNEAMKSKGAKEKMVTRIIVSRCEVDLKKICSEFKTNFGQTLQRTILEHTKGDYQKAMLSLCGPEQ from the exons ACCCAAGAGCCCAAGTTCCCCACTGTGGTCCCTGCAACGGACTTTGACCCTGACAGAGATGCTGCCAGAATCGAGACGGCCATCAAAACCAAAG GAGTGGACGAGCAGACCATAATTGACGTCCTAACAAAACGGACCTACTCTCAAAGAAGAGACATCGCTTTTGCATATGAAAAGAGGGCGAAGAAg GACATGATCTCAGCCCTGAAGGGGGCGCTGTCTGGTTCCCTGGAAACAGTGATCCTTGGACTGATGAGGAGCACGGCCCAATATGATGCCTCAGAAATCAGAGGATCAATCAAG gGTTTAGGAACAGATGAGGAAACGCTGATTGAGATTTTGTGCTCACGCAGCAACGATGAGCTGGTGGAGATCAAGAAGGTTTACAAAGAGC TGTTTAAGAAGGATCTGGATAAAGATGTCGCAGGTGACACCTCTGGGAATTTTGCTAAGCTGCTCTTGGCTCTGGTGCAG ACCAAGAGAGCTGAACCATCCTCTATTGTAGACTTTGAAAAGGTCGATCTAGATGCCAGA GCGCTCTACGAGGCTGGGATAAAGAATAGAGGAACGGATGTGGCGACCTGGATCTCCATCATGTCTGAGAGAAGTGTGCCACACCTGCAAAGAG TGTTTCAGAGATACAAGAGCTACAGCCCCTATGACATGCAGGAGAGTATCGTGAAGGAAGTCAAAGGAGACTTGCAAAGGTCCTTTCTGGTGCTAG ttcagtgctttgaaaacaaacagctgtaCTTTGCCAAGAGACTGAATGAAGCCATGAAG AGCAAAGGAGCCAAAGAGAAGATGGTGACCAGAATCATTGTGTCACGCTGCGAGGTGGACCTGAAGAAGATCTGCTCCGAATTCAAGACCAACTTTGGACAGACTCTGCAAAGGACTATTCTG gaacACACCAAGGGAGACTACCAGAAGGCAATGCTCAGCCTGTGTGGACCAGAGCAGTAG